From one Triticum aestivum cultivar Chinese Spring chromosome 4B, IWGSC CS RefSeq v2.1, whole genome shotgun sequence genomic stretch:
- the LOC123091540 gene encoding lysine-rich arabinogalactan protein 19 isoform X2, producing MAAAEADHHSSPPVLASSPTNTPTPVPPSTLPWAPPSSVTSALSSVLPRPRSTAVLHQPASLPRAVASTSRSSSPPAATSPRASSTRQASTTSSPPGSASSTSLAASSVASPLLPRPSSTAYVICLVARATPPPLLLDRRYCDFT from the exons ATGGCCGCCGCGGAGGCTGACCACCACTCGTCGCCGCCGGTGCTAGCTTCCTCCCCAACCAACACCCCCACGCCCGTGCCGCCATCCACCCTTCCCTGGGCGCCCCCAAGCAGCGTCACCTCCGCACTCAGTTCCGTTCTCCCGCGACCTAGATCTACTGCCGTCCTCCACCAGCCGGCTTCTCTTCCTCGAGCAGTCGCTTCAACCTCCAGGAGCTCCTCTCCTCCGGCAGCAACTTCTCCACGAGCATCCTCTACACGCCAAG CGTCTACAACGTCATCTCCCCCAGGTAGTGCATCGTCTACGTCCTTGGCTGCAAGTAGTGTCGCCTCGCCTCTACTTCCTCGTCCGAGCAGCACTGCCTACGTCATCTGCCTCGTCGCTCGAGCAACACCACCTCCTCTACTTCTAGACAGACG ATATTGTGACTTCACTTAG
- the LOC123091540 gene encoding pectinesterase inhibitor 10 isoform X1 — translation MAAAEADHHSSPPVLASSPTNTPTPVPPSTLPWAPPSSVTSALSSVLPRPRSTAVLHQPASLPRAVASTSRSSSPPAATSPRASSTRQASTTSSPPGSASSTSLAASSVASPLLPRPSSTAYVICLVARATPPPLLLDRRVIKCGVYLVGET, via the exons ATGGCCGCCGCGGAGGCTGACCACCACTCGTCGCCGCCGGTGCTAGCTTCCTCCCCAACCAACACCCCCACGCCCGTGCCGCCATCCACCCTTCCCTGGGCGCCCCCAAGCAGCGTCACCTCCGCACTCAGTTCCGTTCTCCCGCGACCTAGATCTACTGCCGTCCTCCACCAGCCGGCTTCTCTTCCTCGAGCAGTCGCTTCAACCTCCAGGAGCTCCTCTCCTCCGGCAGCAACTTCTCCACGAGCATCCTCTACACGCCAAG CGTCTACAACGTCATCTCCCCCAGGTAGTGCATCGTCTACGTCCTTGGCTGCAAGTAGTGTCGCCTCGCCTCTACTTCCTCGTCCGAGCAGCACTGCCTACGTCATCTGCCTCGTCGCTCGAGCAACACCACCTCCTCTACTTCTAGACAGACG GGTTATAAAATGTGGTGTCTACCTCGTTGGAGAAACTTGA